The sequence CGGAGCGGGTCGTCCTGAGCCCCGGGGACGCCGTGTTCATCGACAACCACCGGGCCGTCCACGGGCGGGACACGTTCACGCCCCGCTACGACGGGACGGATCGCTGGCTCAAGCGCACCAGCCTGGTCCGCGATCTGCGACGCACCTATGTGCGGACGAAGTCGCGTTCACGGCTCCTCGGCTGATGCCGTCGGAGAAGACACGGCGGGGTGGCGGTTTCACGCTGCTGTGGGTGGGTTCGGCGCTCGGTGAGTTCGCGTACAGCACGTCGCTGATCGTGCTGCCGTTGATCGTGCTGGCGCTGACCGGTTCACCCGCGCGAGCGGGGATCATCGGCTTCGTCGACGCGGCGGCGATGCTCCTGGCGGGGCTGCCCGCCGGAGCCATCGCCGACCGGTACGACCGCAGGACGGTGATGCTGTGGTGCCAGGCCGCGCTGGTGGCGGTGTTCGGCGCGCTGGCCCTGCTGTTGTGGGCGGGCACTGTCTCGCTGCCCGCGCTGGTGGCGCTCGCCCTGGTCAACGGTGTGTCGACCGCCCTGACGATGGCGGCAGGGGAGGCGATGATCCCGAGCCTGGTGGCGGAGGAGAGGCTCTCCGACGCGGTGGCCATGAACGCGGCGCGCACCTACGCGGGCCAACTGGCCGGCACGTCCGCCGGTGGGTTCCTGCTGGCGCTGAAGAACGCGTTGCCGTTCGTCGTCGGCTGCCTGGCGCATCTGGCGGCGCTGGTCATGCTGCTGTTCCTGAAGCGGCAACCGCCGGCCGCCGGCGTCCCGGCCGACCGGCCGGTGCTCAGCGGACGGGGATTGCTGGAGGGGATCCGCTGGATCACCTCCCATCCGTTCCTGCGCGTGGGACTGCTGTGCGCGACGGCGACGAACTTCTTCTTCGGCGTCATCTACTTCGTCGTCATCGCCTCCGCGCGGACCGGCGGCATGGCCACCGGCCTCATCGGTGTGATGGCGGCGCTGCTGGGCGTCGGCGGCCTGCTGGGCTCCCTCGCCGCACCGCTGCTCCAGCGGGTCC is a genomic window of Streptomyces sp. WP-1 containing:
- a CDS encoding MFS transporter — translated: MPSEKTRRGGGFTLLWVGSALGEFAYSTSLIVLPLIVLALTGSPARAGIIGFVDAAAMLLAGLPAGAIADRYDRRTVMLWCQAALVAVFGALALLLWAGTVSLPALVALALVNGVSTALTMAAGEAMIPSLVAEERLSDAVAMNAARTYAGQLAGTSAGGFLLALKNALPFVVGCLAHLAALVMLLFLKRQPPAAGVPADRPVLSGRGLLEGIRWITSHPFLRVGLLCATATNFFFGVIYFVVIASARTGGMATGLIGVMAALLGVGGLLGSLAAPLLQRVLTGARPIHVVLWAFVVLTVGIAVLPGAWTPGVLLGAIAFAAPTANACFTTYQLRLTPDSHRGRVVSVAAIASGGGGAIAPLAGGIVLDLAGRFAGLLGCAAVMAVIALLTSLSPALRDMPQPGAAVTARPDADAGNSCAGEVLDADAAATPPPVR